The following are encoded together in the Drosophila takahashii strain IR98-3 E-12201 chromosome X, DtakHiC1v2, whole genome shotgun sequence genome:
- the LOC138913857 gene encoding uncharacterized protein gives MSVCCAEPNTNSVRRISSCHSDQNLLQKRKQLTFSAMPLKAIEETIGQGPNLQCDVPEEVEEANGAEGDNNGGLPEGNGERSGVLELANDQGENSGQDEVGEATPPRAPMPREDQSLSMEPQGDSPSVSRPPTPEESSDEEGDGASPPKKFKC, from the exons ATGTCAGTTTGTTGTGCTGAGCCTAATACAAATTCAGTTCGTCGAATTTCATCTTGTCATTCAGATCAGAATTTGCTGCAGAAAAGGAAGCAACTAACTTTTTCAG CCATGCCGCTCAAAGCTATCGAGGAAACCATTGGACAGGGTCCCAATTTGCAATGCGATGTCCCCGAGGAAGTAGAAGAAGCCAACGGGGCAGAGGGTGATAACAACGGAGGCCTACCGGAGGGCAATGGAGAGCGAAGTGGAGTCCTAGAACTGGCCAACGACCAAGGGGAGAATTCAGGCCAGGACGAGGTGGGGGAGGCGACCCCACCCCGTGCTCCGATGCCCCGCGAGGATCAAAGCCTCTCTATGGAGCCCCAGGGGGACAGCCCATCTGTTTCCCGTCCTCCAACTCCAGAGGAGTCCAGTGATGAAGAAGGAGACGGCGCTTCTCCTcctaagaaatttaaatgttaa